GCCGGAAAATCGGCGGCCGGGAAACGCGTCGACCGTGACCGCGGCGGTCATTCCCGGCCGCAGCTTTCCCAGATCGGGCTCGGGGACGTAGGCCCGGACCCATTTGGGGTCGGTGATCGCGAGCGAGAAGACGGGTCGCTGCGGCGAGGCCATCTCGCCGGCCTCCATGATGCGCGTGCGCACCACGGCGTCGGCCGGCGCGAGGAGCTGGGCGTCGCGGTACTGCTGGCGCAGCAGCGCGAGCTGCGCTTCGAGCGCCTTCAGCCGCGCTTCGTTTTCCGCGATCTCCTCTTCGCGCGGGCCGGCGATCGCGAGATCGAGGGCCTTCTGGTTCACCGCGAGGCGGGCCTCGGCGATTTCCACGTTGGCGCGCGCGCTGTCGAGGTCCTGTTGGCGGATTGCGCGCCCGCCCGAAGCCTCCGCCGCCGCCTTCAGCCGCTCATGCTGGCGCCGGGCGTTCTCCAGGTCGGCCTTCGCCGACTCCACGTTGGCCCGGGCCTGGGCGATCTCCTCCGGCCGGCTGCCCGCGCGCAGCCGCCGGACGACCTGGCGTTGGGCCGCCGCCTGGGCCTCCGCCTGGGCGACCTGAGGCCCGAGGCGCGAGATGTCGAGGCGGGCGAGCACCTGGCCCTTGCGCACCCGGTCGCCTTCCTGCGCGAGGACCTCCGCGATCCGCTCACTGTTGTTGAACGAGAGCTGGACCTGCCGGAGATCGATGTTGCCGTAGAGCACAAACTCCCGCGGTTCGGGCGACGGACGGGTGAGCCACCACCCGGCCGCGGCCGCGCCGAGCAGCAACACCACCGCCGCGATCAACAACCTGCGCATGGCTCGCCTGACGTCGTTCAGCTGGCTTTCGGGCCGGCGGGTCCCGGTCCGAAGCCGGCCCTTTCTCGCTTCCTCAGCGCTCCTCCGCCGCGGGCGCCGGGATCGCGCGCTGCGAGCGGAAGAAGCGGGTTCGGTCGAGCACTTTTTCCTGAAACCACTCCAGATAGAGGTAAATCACCGGAGTGACGAAGAGCGTGATCAGCTGCGAGACGCCCAGCCCGGCGACGATCACCAGTCCCAGCGGACGGCGCGACGCGCC
This region of Candidatus Zixiibacteriota bacterium genomic DNA includes:
- a CDS encoding efflux RND transporter periplasmic adaptor subunit — encoded protein: MRRLLIAAVVLLLGAAAAGWWLTRPSPEPREFVLYGNIDLRQVQLSFNNSERIAEVLAQEGDRVRKGQVLARLDISRLGPQVAQAEAQAAAQRQVVRRLRAGSRPEEIAQARANVESAKADLENARRQHERLKAAAEASGGRAIRQQDLDSARANVEIAEARLAVNQKALDLAIAGPREEEIAENEARLKALEAQLALLRQQYRDAQLLAPADAVVRTRIMEAGEMASPQRPVFSLAITDPKWVRAYVPEPDLGKLRPGMTAAVTVDAFPGRRFSGWVGFISPVAEFTPKTVQTEELRPSLVYEVRVFVKDPKDELRLGMPATVRLSLPAGEARPEKSRVPENPQSR